The Mesoaciditoga lauensis cd-1655R = DSM 25116 genome window below encodes:
- the ispE gene encoding 4-(cytidine 5'-diphospho)-2-C-methyl-D-erythritol kinase, with amino-acid sequence MIVLRAYAKVNLYLAVLSKRKDGYHDILSLMHTVSLHDIIKIEEGKEYFTCNLDLGWNEQNTLYKALKIFERKTGIRPKIGIELVKRIPLKGGLGGASSDAAALLWYLCEKYSKRGMLMDLTQEVGSDVPFFVNGGCALVGGKGEKIINMPPLNLPISFYFPNEGFSTPKMYQLIDEEKINGKVGDPLILYKALKKKNLELALSNVYNSFEEIVKRHYPSVIKEAHENLSHCDVVAMTGSGSTFYGLDFKNKCYKTNEGFYLSSSPREILFYQ; translated from the coding sequence ATGATTGTATTACGTGCATACGCAAAAGTGAATTTGTATTTAGCCGTGCTTTCAAAAAGAAAAGATGGTTACCACGATATCTTAAGCTTGATGCACACAGTTTCACTGCACGATATCATAAAAATAGAAGAGGGCAAGGAATATTTCACATGCAATTTAGACTTGGGATGGAACGAACAAAACACACTTTACAAAGCCCTCAAAATTTTTGAAAGAAAAACTGGAATACGCCCAAAGATTGGCATAGAACTTGTAAAACGTATCCCGCTCAAGGGTGGATTGGGAGGTGCCAGCAGCGACGCTGCTGCACTGCTTTGGTATTTATGTGAGAAATATTCCAAAAGAGGTATGCTTATGGATTTAACTCAAGAGGTGGGAAGCGATGTTCCCTTTTTCGTAAACGGGGGGTGCGCTTTGGTTGGGGGAAAGGGTGAGAAAATTATCAACATGCCTCCATTGAATCTTCCAATCTCTTTTTACTTTCCAAATGAAGGTTTTTCCACCCCAAAGATGTATCAATTGATAGACGAAGAAAAGATAAATGGAAAAGTTGGAGATCCTCTCATTTTATATAAAGCTTTAAAAAAGAAAAATTTGGAACTTGCCTTGTCGAATGTTTATAACTCTTTTGAGGAAATCGTGAAAAGACATTATCCTTCCGTTATAAAAGAAGCCCACGAGAATCTTTCGCATTGTGATGTTGTTGCAATGACCGGCTCTGGTTCAACTTTTTATGGGTTAGATTTTAAAAACAAATGCTATAAAACAAACGAGGGCTTTTATCTTTCTTCAAGCCCTCGTGAGATCCTATTTTATCAATAA
- a CDS encoding S1 RNA-binding domain-containing protein, whose translation MVKVGQIVEGTVTSIKSFGVFVKLEEGVDGLVHISKVANGYIKDANDYLSVGQKVKVKVLKVGDNGKIDLSIKDAGEVLEKKPASSASAPKERKGGRQEKDSGQSDFEKKMSKFLKDSQQKSGDLKRRAERYR comes from the coding sequence ATGGTAAAAGTAGGTCAAATTGTCGAAGGAACTGTAACTTCGATAAAGAGTTTTGGTGTGTTCGTTAAGCTTGAAGAAGGTGTAGATGGCCTTGTACACATCTCAAAGGTGGCAAATGGTTACATCAAAGATGCAAATGATTATCTCAGTGTAGGCCAAAAGGTAAAGGTCAAGGTACTCAAAGTTGGAGACAACGGTAAAATAGACCTTTCTATTAAGGACGCAGGTGAGGTTTTGGAAAAGAAACCTGCATCTTCTGCAAGTGCCCCAAAAGAACGTAAGGGGGGGAGACAAGAAAAGGACAGCGGCCAAAGCGATTTTGAGAAAAAGATGTCGAAGTTCTTGAAAGATAGCCAACAAAAATCAGGCGATTTGAAGCGACGAGCTGAAAGATATCGCTGA